The sequence below is a genomic window from uncultured Fretibacterium sp..
ATACACTCTGTCTGATAGCTTTAGTCCCTTGAGAACATGCCCGCAACAAGAACATGTCTTGCTGGATGGGTAGAACCGGTCAGCCAGCTTTACAGCTACACCATGTTCTTTAGCTTTGTACTCAATGAACGCTCTAAACTTGTAAAAGTTCTGTTCAGCTATCTTCTTTGCAAGGTGCGTGTTCTTCATCATCCCCTGCACATTCAGGTCCTCCAGTACAATGACTCTTGGAAGCATCTGAACGATTGAGGTTGTCACCTTGTGAGTGTAATCATGCCTGATGTTCTTAAGCCTGCCATAGATACGTCGCACAGCCATAAGAGCCTTCTTCCTACTCTTGGAACCTTTAGTTTTCCTGGAAAGCGCTCTTTGTTTGTGCTCTTGTTGTTTTTCCAACCGGCGGACTTTATGAGAGCGGTTGATGTTCTTAAACCGCCTCTTTCTCCCACCACAACTCACTACGGCCAGCGATTTAACGCCAACATCTATCCCCATATTGCAATCACTGAGTTTAGGTTTTCTGTCTTCGTTCTCCAGAGAAAAGGTCAGTATCCACTTCCCATTGGAAAACCTGACTCTTGTATTCCACAAACGAACACCAGAAAGATTGAGGTCTGACTTGAACCGGACGTGTCCTATCTTCTCAAGCTGTAGAGCGCCTTTTCCATCATCATATACTCTGTCAGAGTTTAAGCAGAATGATGGAGTACTCTTAACTTTGCTCTTAAACCTGGGAAGTCCAGCCTTCTGTCCCTTCTTCAAGCCCCTGTAAAAGTTCTTGTATGCCTGTCCAAGGTCTATCAAAGCATTATTGGCAACCTGCCTCGATACATCCTTCAACCAGGGAAACTCCCCAGAGTTACGTACTTTCGTAAACTCTTTCTTAAGGTCATACTCTGCAAGGACCTTCTTCTCCTTAGCATACAAGTCCTGGTTGAGGCTCAAACCCCAATTCCAAACCCAGCGTGCAACCCCAGCACTTTGCCACAGCTTATCTTCTTGTGACCTTGTTGGGAATAGACGTAAGGAGTATCCTTTCATCTCCCTCACCTCCTTTCTAAAATGAGGTTATGTCCTAACTTCATTTTAGTCAAGAGGGCTCTGTTGTCAATGTGCTTTGTTAAGAACAATATAGCTTTTGCTTGTTCAACAAGGTTCGTCAGGCCCTGCCGGTTCTCTTATGAACTCCTGCATGTTTCCATGCAGCGCAGACTATATCATCACCCAGTTTTGGGCGGCCACCACTTCGGCCCACTTGAGCCTACTCCCTGCCGGGATAGTCGTTGAACGTTGTGCTGTTCGCACCTTCGCTGCTGATTACCCATTGTTGTTTGGTGTTTAGGATTTAACCTTGCACCATCCTGATGATTTTTTCTACTTTCGTCACCATCACGCTCAGGCTTATTTCATCCTCACGTTGTGGTCCATCAGGCTCTTAGGGACTTCCAGCAATTCAATGGCTTTTGGATGGGTTAAACCCACCGCTCTACGCTCCTTAAGAACGTAGGAGGCTATCATAGTTGTTTCCTGATTAACTAACAGCAAACTAAAGTGATGAATTGTTGGTTAATCAGATACTATATTGTTACCTCTTGCCGTCGATCTCGATCCGAGCCCCCTGGGGGCCCGTCAGCGTGCGGATATTCCCATAGAGCCCCTCCCGCTTCATGCGGTCGAGCTCATCCCTCATGAACGCCGTCGAAACAGCCATTGTCCATCCCTCCCCATCCGGCCGCGCGTAACGGCCTTATCCTCCAAGGACCGCCCCTTCACATGGCAAAACAGCCTCGAAGCACTCCGTCGGTCCATCGACAGAGCACTACGCAGTACGCCTTTGTTTCTCTGTATTCAGTTTGTCACGGCGCGACGGGAAGGTCAAATATATTCGCGGGGAGGGCAGACGGTCCTCCGCATGGGAAAGGGGAGGTAAAACCTACAGGAACCTTCGGCTCAGGTACTCCCGCAGTTCGTCGGGCAGCGGCGAGCGGAACTCCAACCGTGCCCCGGTCATGGGGTGGGCGAAGGCCAGCCGCCAGGAGTGCAGGAAGACGCGCCCGAACCCCGGCTCGTCCGGAGCCCCGTAGAGCACGTCGCCGACCAGCGGATGTCCCAGAGCCGCGAGGTGCACCCGGATCTGGTGCGTACGGCCCGTGTGGAGCGTACAGAGCACCAGGGAAAGCCCCTCACGATGGCTCAGGACGCGGTACCCCGTGAGGGCCGGCCGACCGCCCTCGACCACAGCCATCCGCAGGCGGTTTGCGGGGTCGCGGCCAATAGGGCCCGAAAGCGTCCCCTCGCCGGGCGCGGGGCGCCCATGCACCAGGGCCAGATACTCCTTCTCCACCGAGCGGTCCCGGAACATAGCCTGGAGCGCCTCCATCGCGTCCTGCCGGCGTGCAACAACCATGAGCCCGGAGGTCGTCGCGTCCAGCCGATGCACGATGCCCGGCCTCCGCACGTTGTTGAACGGCCCCATATCCGGATAGAGCCACATCAGGCCGTGGACGAGCGTACCGCACCAGTGGCCGGGCGCGGGGTGGACCACCAGGCTGGCGGGCTTGTCCACCACCAGCAGGGCGTCGTCCTCGTGGACGACCCGAAAGTCCACGGGCTCCGGCTCGATCTCGAGGTTCTCGGGGGGCGGCATTTCGATGCGGCAGACCGTCCCCTCCGCAACCCTCAGCGAGGGCTTCGGCCTGAGGCCGCCGCAGGACACGCGCCCCTCGCGCACCAGCCTCTGGGCGAAGGAGCGGGTGAGCCCCAGACGACGGGCCAGAAGGACGTCAAGCCGCACTCCCGCGTCGGAACCCGTGCACAGGACCTCCTCGATCGGGCTCCCGCCCTCTCCGTCGGAAAGCTCCCGTCCCGATACCCCGGCGGGCCTCATCCTGACTCCATCCGCAAAAGAGCCCCCCTCGGGAGGGGAGCTCTTCTGCGTTCCGGACGGCGTTCCGGCATCGGCACAGCGTTCGGCCGTCACTTTCGTCTCCTCAGTTTCCAACCTTCAGAACCGCGGCACATCGCGGACACAGGCCGTCCCCGGCCGCGTCCTCCGTGTACTTCCAACACCGCGGGCACTTGACGCCGGGTGTGAAGCCCGCGGCCATCTCGAGGCCCGTCACCTCGTCCCGGATCGGGGTCCCGAGGTCGAGCGCGTCCGTCCACTCGAACCGGGAGACGATGACGAGGTCCGCCAGCTCCTGCTCCGAGAAGGCGCCTGCCACGCGCTCCATGGCGGAGTTGCGCTTGACCTGGACGGCCGCCTCCAGGGAGGTGCCGATGGTCTTCACGGCGCGCAGCCCCTCCAGCATCCGGCTCACGGCCCCGCGGAGCAGCAGCGCGTCCTGCCACAGATCGTTCAGCCCCTCGTCGATCCGGGAGGGATCAGCGGCTGGGAAGTCCGCCAGGAACACGCTCTCGGGCAGCGAGGCGTCGAGAGTCCGCATCTCCTGCCAGATCTCCTCGGCCGTGAAGCTCAGGATCGGGGCCAGCATCCGCGTCAAGGCCGAGAGCACCTCCCACATCGCAGTCCGGGCGCTCCGCCGCTCCAGGGAGTCCGCGCCCTCCACGTAGAGCCGGTCCTTGCTCACGTCCAGATAGAACGCGCTCAGCTCGTTGACGCACAGCGAGTGGATGGCGTTGGTCGGCACGTGGAACTCGTACTCCTCGAAGGCCTCGCGCGTCCTCCCAATGACCCGGTGCAGGCGGTCGAGGATCCAGCGGTCCATCGAAAGGAGCTTCTCATAGGGAAGCGCGTCCTTCCGAGGGTCGAACCCGTGCAGGTTGCCCAGCAGGAAGCGTGCGGTGTTGCGGATGCGCCGGTACGTCTCCGACAGGGACTTCATGATGGTCTGAGAGATGCGGACGTCGTTCCGGTAGTCGGTGGAGGCCACCCACAGACGCAGGATGTCCGCCCCGTACTCGTCCACGACCTCCTGGGGCAGCACCACGTTGCCCAGGGACTTGGACATCTTGCGCCCCTCGCCGTCCAAGATGAAGCCATGGGTCAGCACGTTCCGGTACGGAGCCTGGTCCTTCACCGCCACGGCGGTCAGGAGCGAGGACTGGAACCAGCCGCGGTGCTGATCGCTGCCCTCCAGGTACATCTCCGTGGGCCAGCTCAGGCCGAAACGTTCGTTCAGGACGGCCAGGTGCGTCACCCCGGAGTCGAACCACACGTCCAGGATGTTGCCGTCCTTCTCCACGTTGCGGGAGCCGCAGGCGTCGCACACGGCGCGGTCTCCGAAGAGCTCCTCCACCGTCCGGCTCCACCAGATCGACGACCCATCGGGGCTCTCCACAACTTTATCCGCAAAGCTGCGCACTCGGTCGGGCGTCAGGCTGTGCGCCCCGCAGTCCCGGCATTTGAGCGCGGGGACGGGCACTCCCCAGACCCTCTGCCGGCTGATGCACCAGTCGGACCGGTCGCGCACCATGTTGTAGATACGGTCTCGTCCCCAGTCGGGAATCCAGCGGACATCCTTCTCGATGACGTCGAGAGCCCTGTCCTTGAACTTGGAGACGGCGATGAACCACTGGTCGGTCGCGCGGAAGATCACCGGCTTCTTGCAGCGCCAGCAGTGCGGATAGCTGTGCATGATCGTCCCGCTCCCCAGAAGGCGCCCGCGCTCGGCGATCATCTCGATGGCTCGCTTCCCGCCCTCCTCGATGGGCATGCCCTCGAAGAAAGGGGTGCCCTTTTCATAGACGCCCGCGTCGTCCACCGGGTTGTAGATGTCGATGCCGTAGCGTACCCCCGTCTCGTAGTCCTCGACGCCGTGCCCCGGAGCCGTGTGGACGCACCCCGTGCCGGAGTCCAGCATCACGTAATCCGCCAGGACCAACGGTACGTCCCGGTCGTCGTAGAAGGGATGGACGGCCAGCAGGTTCTCCAGGTCCGCGCCCCGGACCGTGAGCAGCGGTTCGCCGCCCTTCAATCCGGCCGCCCCGGTCGCCGCAAACACGGCATCCTTCAGGCCGACGGCAAGGAGGTACACCTTGCCGCCGCAGTCGTAGAAGCCGTACTCGTACTGCGGATGCAGCGCCACCGCCATGCTGGCGGCCAGGGTCCAGGGCGTGGTCGTCCAGATGACGACGCTGACGTCCCGCCCCGCGAGCTGAGGGAACCTCTCCGCAGCCCTCGGCATGGGATAGGCGACATAGATTGAGGGTGAGGATTCATCCCAATACTCGATCTCCCCCGTCGCCAGGGCCGTCTGGCAGTCGATGCACCAGTAGACGGGCTTCAGCCCGCGATACACCAGCCCCTTCTCCACCATGTCGGCAAAGGCGCGAAGCTCCAGGGTCTCGAAGCCGGGGTCCAGGGTGATGTAGGGCTTGTCCCACTCGCCGAACACCCCCAGTCGCTTGAACTCCTCGCGTTGGACGTCCAGATAGTGCAGCGCGGTAGCCGTGCATTTTCTGCGCAGCTCCAGGGGGTCCACGGATTCCTTCGAGAGCTTCTCGTCCTTCAGCACCCTCAGCTCGATGGGCAGACCATGCGTATCCCACCCCGGAACATAGGGCGCGTACCGGCCCGTCATCGTCTTGTACTTGGGGATGAAGTCCTTCAGGATCTTGTTGAAGGCGGTCCCGATGTGGATGTTTCCGTTGGCGTAGGGCGGCCCGTCGTGAAGGACGAAGCGCTCGTCCGCACCCTTCCTGGCCTCCACGGCCTTATGGTACGTGTCGTGCTCCTGCCAGAACTCCAGAAAACCGGGCTCCCGCTTCGCCAGGTTGGCCCTCATGGGGAAGTTCGTGACGGGGAGATTCAACGTGTCCTTGTAGTCCTTGCAATCCTTACACATGAAACTCGCCCCCTACCGTTCGAGCGACTCCGGCCCGTCCCAAAGGTCCCGGAGCCGTTGCTCTTCTCCAAATTTTACCCGCCACAAAAACGGGAATAATTTTAAATTTTACCACGAAAATGGGAAAAAATAGCGGATACCAGAGGAGCGCCCTTTCCGGCCGCCCCCCGGCATCCGCCATGCAGACGTCGCGCACCAAGCGGACTACTTCGCCTCGGCGCCCTCCTCGATCCTCACCGAGTTCATGACCACATCCTCCACCGGTCTGTCCTGAGGCCCCGTCTTGACCTTTCCGATGGCCTCGACCACGTCCATTCCGGATACCACCCGGCCGAAGATGGCGTGCTTCCCATCCAGCCAGGGGGTGGGGACCAGGGTGATGAAGAACTGCGACCCGCCCGTGTTCGGGCCGGCGTTGGCCATGGAGAGCACTCCCGGCCCGTCATGCTTCAGCCCGGGTCCGAATTCGTCGGGGATCGTGTAGCCGGGGCCGCCCGTCCCCGTACCCTTCGGGTCCCCACCCTGGATCATGAAGCCGTCAATCACCCGGTGGAAGATCACGCCGTCGTAGAATCCCTTTTTTGCCAGGTCGATGAAGTTCTGCGCCGTCTTGGGCGCGAGGTCGGTGAAGAGCTCGACCTTGAAGGTCCCCATATTGGTCTCGAACACCGCGGCGGGACGAGCCTCGGCCCGGGCCCTCCCCGGCAGCAGCAGGACCATGCAGGACAGGGACAGGACAAACAACGCAACTGCGGACGCCGTTTCCAAAATCGCTCTCAAAACAGATGTCTCCCTTCGATAACCGGCTTTCGATAAAACAACCCGATAAACGGTCTGCGGCGAAAACGCTGCATTTGTTTATAATAACACGAGCATGTCAACACGAGGATCGGGAAACCGCGCATCTCATCCCGAAAATGGAGGACTGGAGCTCCAGCTTTGGCCCCCCGGCTTCGACATCCTCCGGATACGGGACCCCGTCCATGGTAAGGACTCGATGAAAAGGACTCGGGGGGAGAACCTGCAATTCGCCCTCAAACTTATTTGACGCTCGGGGAAAAGATGCTATAATGGCTAAGTGTCGCCGGGCTGGTGGAATAGGTAGACACACGGGACTTAAAATCCTGGGGGCTTCGGTCCGTGCGGGTTCGAGTCCCGCGTCCGGCACCAGGACAGGTTTGGCCCGGAATCGACAAGGTGAAAATCGCGGGGTGGAGCAGCCAGGAAGCTCGTCGGGCTCATAACCCGAAGGTCGCAGGTTCAAATCCTGCCCCCGCAACCAATTTCGGCGGCATAGCTCAGATGGCTAGAGCACGCGGTTCATACCCGCGGTGTCACTGGTTCGACTCCAGTTGCCGCCACCAGAAGAGAATACGGCTCAGGCCGATTGAATTCAAAACCCCGCTCGAGAGCGGGGTTTTTGTTTTGGTGAGCTCTAGCTCCTGGATTCCGAGTTCCAGCTCTTCTAAAGGTACGCGGATGTCACACCGAAAAAGCCCTGGACGCACTCCTCCCCTTCCGCGACTGGACCACCCAGAGCAAAGCGAGCACGAGGAACCCCGCCAGGTCCGATTTCCATCCTGGGATCATCAGCCCCAGGGCCCCGGCCAGGGCGAGGATGCGCAAGATCAAACAGATCGGCGCCCTGAAGAACCCTATTGTCGACATCCCCAGCAGGAAGACGCCTATTAGCGCGGTGGTCACGGCGAGGGTGAAGGGCAGGAGCTCGAAGTTCACCAGCACGAGCATGGGGTTGAACACGTAGATATAGGGGACCAAGAAGCCCGCCAGGGCCAGCTTCGTAGCCGTCGTCCCCGTCCTGAAGGCATCCGCGTGGGCGATACCCGCCCCCGCATAGGCCGCCAGCGCGACGGGCGGCGTGAGGTCCGCTGCAATGCCGAAGTAGAGCACGAACATATTGGCCACCAACTTCGGGATCCCCAATTCTATCAGTGCCGGCGCCGCTATGGTGCTTGTCACGATGAAGTTGGCCGTCGTCGGAAGCCCCATGCCCAGGAAGATCGAGGCGACCATGGTGAGGATCAGGGTCAGCAGCAGGCTGCCACCCGCCAGGGTGACGATGGCGTTAGTCAGAGTCAGCCCCAATCCCGTCAGGGTCACCGTCCCGGTGATCAGCCCCACCGCCGCGCAGGCGCAGGCCACTCCCAGGGAGCTTCGCGCTCCATTTTCCAGCCCAGCCAAAAGCTTGGACGGAGTCAGCCATGTGTCGCGTCTGAAATAGGAAACGGCAACGGCCAGGAGAATTCCCACGAAAGCCGATTTCAAAGGGGTGTACCCTGCAACCAGGAGGCAGATGATGCTCACCAAGGGGATCAGCAGGTGTCCGCGTTCCCAAAGGAGTGTCCGCAGGCGCGGCAATCGGTCCCGAGGCAGACCCTTGAGCCCCAGGCGCGTGGCCTCGTAATGCACCTGGACGATGACCGCGATGTAATAGAGAAGTGCGGGGACGACCGCAGCCAGCGCCACCTCGACGTAGGATATCCCCACGGTCTGGGCCATGACGAAGGCTGCCGCCCCCATGACGGGCGGCATGATCTGCCCACCGGTCGAGGCGACGGCCTCCACGGCCCCGGCGAAATGAGGCTGATACCCCACGCTCTTCATCAGGGGGATGGTGAACATCCCGGTGGTGCAGACGTTGGCGACCGAGGAGCCCGAGATCGTCCCCATGATCCCCGAGCTGACGACGGCGACCTTGGCCGGGCCGCCGGCCGACCAGCCGGCCAGTGCCATGGACAGGTCGATGATGTACCTGCCGAGCCCCGTCTGCTCCACAATGGATCCGAACAGGATGAACATGAAGACGAACGTTGCGGAGACGGCGAGGGGCGTCCCGAACACCCCTTCGGTCCCCAGATACATATGGTTGATGATGCGGTAGAAGTTGTACCCGCGGTGCTGGAACAGGGACGGGGCGTATCGTCCAAAGTAGCAGTAGGCGAGGAAGACGATCACGATGACGGGCAGAACGGGGTTGGAGACCCTCCGCGTCGCCTCCAGGACGACGACGATGCCCAGGAGTCCGACGGCCAGGTCCAGGGTGTTCGGCATTCCAGCCCGCTCGAGCATGGGACCGTAGAACTGAGTGACCATGTAAAGCGTCACGAAGGCCCCTACTGCCGCCCAGAGGCAATCGTACCAGGGAATGCGGTCCTTCGGGCTTCGGGATGTCGCGGGATACAGAAGGAAGACCAGGACGAGGACAAAACAAAGGTGAATGGGCCGCTGCCACATCTCCTTGAGCAGGCCGAAGGCCGACGTATAAAGATGGAACAGGGACATCATCACCGCGACGACGGAGATCATCCTCCCCGTCCAGCCTGACGGGGAACGGAAACGGGACTCGCTGTCGTACCGCCTCTTAATCTCCTCCACATCGATATCATCGATGGCGTTGTTCACTATCCGTTTTGCCAAGTACATCCCCTCCTCGGAGGTCCAGTTCTTCCAGACCGGGTCGGCGCTCTTGATTCACTGCACGCGCAGAATCAGGCGGCGCCCCGGGTAAAGCTCGAAAAGCGGCAAGACTTCGCCGGAGGGCAGGGTCAGGGTATTTCGTCCAAAACGCGCGTCCCCCACCCTCAGGACGATGGACTCGAAGGCCCGCCCGCCCCCGATGTAACGGTACCAGGGCGGATCGTGCACGAAGCGCCCTCGCGGGGGGGCCTCCGTGGGGAGACCGGCGTTGGTGGACTGAGTACGCTCCTCCCAAAGCCACAGCCTTCGCCCGTCCGCATAATAACGGTCGACCACCGGGCACAGCTGCACGGAGTGAATGTACTCCGTCTCGAAGGACTCGCCGGGATAAAGAGGGAAGGAGCAAAGCGCCCTGCCCCCATCGTCGCAAAGCGAGACCCGCGGCGTCAGCGCATCCAGGGCCAGGACGAGCGCGCCGCACCACAGGACAAAAATCCCCCCAAGCGCCCAGCGAGACCTCACCGCAGCCCTTCGAGGACGCGCATCCAGTTGCCCCCCAACAGCTTGTCCGCAGCCCGGGGCGAAAACTCCCGGCGGACCGCCTCGATGAAGGGCGCCACGTGCCTGTAGGAGGGGAACACGCTGTGGACGCGCTCCTCCTCCGGGAGGGCGAATTCGCAGAGGTCGAGGCCCAACCCCACATGATCCTCTCCAGCAACCTCGACGATATGCCGGGCATGATCGAGCAGTCCCGCGTAGCGTGGCCTCCCCTCCGGAATGGGCGGGAGCCTCGGGGCCACGGTCTCGGGGCATCCCGGTCTGTCGTCCTCACCGGGGTAGACGAAATGGACCGTATTGTTGAGCCCAATGGCGCCGCCCCGGGAGGCCAGGACCGCGATCTGCTCGTCCGTCAGGTTGCGGACAACGCCGCAAAGGGCGCGGCAGTTGGAGTGCGAGGCTATCACGGGTCCCTTGAAGAAGCGCAGGACATCGCGGAACCCGACGTCGTTCAGATGGCTGACGTCCACGATCATCCCCAGCCGGTCGGCCTCCCTCAGAAGGGCGACGCCGAAGGGCGTCAGGCCACCGGCCGTTCCCTCCTCGAGGGGGCGGAAATGGCAGCCGTCCGCCGCTGCGTTCCGGCGGCTCCAGGTAAGCCCCACGAGGCGCACGCCGAGCTCGTAAAATACGGAGAGAAGCTGAGGGTCGCTGCCCAAGGGGTCAACCCCCTCGAAAGACAGGAAGAGAGCGAGCTTTCCCTCGTCCACGGCGCGGCGCGCCTCCCCGGCCGAGCGGCAGAGCGCGAAGAGGCCCGGGGACTCCCGCATCTCGGCATGAAGGTTGCCAATCTGTCTCAGAGCCTCGCGCAGCGCCATCTCGGGGATGTATTCGCTTGCGACGAAGAGCGAGCAGACCAGCACATTGACCCCCGCGGCACGCAGGTCGTCGAGATAGAAACACTCTATGACGCGGGTCTCCCCTCTTCTGCGAAGACGGGAGACGTCCATCAGAAGGTCGTAATGGGCATCGACGACGATGGCGGACACGAAAGATCACACTCCGGCTACAGGGATTCGAGGACTCCTCAAGTGATTGAAAACGCTAAAGAAGCGCTGATTAAATCAGCGCTTCTTTAACAGTATACGGCATTGAAGGGAAAAACGCAAAAAAACATCCCTCGGGCGGGTCCCTGAAGTCCCCAGCTCCTCTCCACGCTAGAGGGCAGCTACAACCAAGGACCCAATGCACCAATGATCCTGGTACCGTTTTGGGATAAGCCCCAAATCCGCGGGAAGAACGGCTGAAGGGTAGCTCGAGGTTGCGCGGCTTAAACTCAACTCCGTTTTTTTAAACAGTACCTGCCAGGTACTCTTTTTTTACTTTCGTTTTTTTACTTGCGGTTACTTGCGGTTTGATGTATTCCCTCAGGAGTTGCCTGTCGTTTTTCGGGGAATGGTGGTATATTAAACAGGATTGGATTCAACCTTGAGAGGGATTTGTCGCTGAAGAAACGGGGTATTCAAATGCAGGAAGTCAAGAAAGTCATCACGGAGGTTGGCACGAACGAGTGGCAGGTCGTGGTTTTCTTCCTGGGGGAACAATCCTTTGCGATCAACGTCGAT
It includes:
- a CDS encoding RluA family pseudouridine synthase; amino-acid sequence: MTAERCADAGTPSGTQKSSPPEGGSFADGVRMRPAGVSGRELSDGEGGSPIEEVLCTGSDAGVRLDVLLARRLGLTRSFAQRLVREGRVSCGGLRPKPSLRVAEGTVCRIEMPPPENLEIEPEPVDFRVVHEDDALLVVDKPASLVVHPAPGHWCGTLVHGLMWLYPDMGPFNNVRRPGIVHRLDATTSGLMVVARRQDAMEALQAMFRDRSVEKEYLALVHGRPAPGEGTLSGPIGRDPANRLRMAVVEGGRPALTGYRVLSHREGLSLVLCTLHTGRTHQIRVHLAALGHPLVGDVLYGAPDEPGFGRVFLHSWRLAFAHPMTGARLEFRSPLPDELREYLSRRFL
- a CDS encoding RNA-guided endonuclease TnpB family protein; this encodes MKGYSLRLFPTRSQEDKLWQSAGVARWVWNWGLSLNQDLYAKEKKVLAEYDLKKEFTKVRNSGEFPWLKDVSRQVANNALIDLGQAYKNFYRGLKKGQKAGLPRFKSKVKSTPSFCLNSDRVYDDGKGALQLEKIGHVRFKSDLNLSGVRLWNTRVRFSNGKWILTFSLENEDRKPKLSDCNMGIDVGVKSLAVVSCGGRKRRFKNINRSHKVRRLEKQQEHKQRALSRKTKGSKSRKKALMAVRRIYGRLKNIRHDYTHKVTTSIVQMLPRVIVLEDLNVQGMMKNTHLAKKIAEQNFYKFRAFIEYKAKEHGVAVKLADRFYPSSKTCSCCGHVLKGLKLSDRVYRCPECGLELDRDFNAARSLEKLAV
- a CDS encoding DUF1850 domain-containing protein; this encodes MRSRWALGGIFVLWCGALVLALDALTPRVSLCDDGGRALCSFPLYPGESFETEYIHSVQLCPVVDRYYADGRRLWLWEERTQSTNAGLPTEAPPRGRFVHDPPWYRYIGGGRAFESIVLRVGDARFGRNTLTLPSGEVLPLFELYPGRRLILRVQ
- the ileS gene encoding isoleucine--tRNA ligase; translated protein: MCKDCKDYKDTLNLPVTNFPMRANLAKREPGFLEFWQEHDTYHKAVEARKGADERFVLHDGPPYANGNIHIGTAFNKILKDFIPKYKTMTGRYAPYVPGWDTHGLPIELRVLKDEKLSKESVDPLELRRKCTATALHYLDVQREEFKRLGVFGEWDKPYITLDPGFETLELRAFADMVEKGLVYRGLKPVYWCIDCQTALATGEIEYWDESSPSIYVAYPMPRAAERFPQLAGRDVSVVIWTTTPWTLAASMAVALHPQYEYGFYDCGGKVYLLAVGLKDAVFAATGAAGLKGGEPLLTVRGADLENLLAVHPFYDDRDVPLVLADYVMLDSGTGCVHTAPGHGVEDYETGVRYGIDIYNPVDDAGVYEKGTPFFEGMPIEEGGKRAIEMIAERGRLLGSGTIMHSYPHCWRCKKPVIFRATDQWFIAVSKFKDRALDVIEKDVRWIPDWGRDRIYNMVRDRSDWCISRQRVWGVPVPALKCRDCGAHSLTPDRVRSFADKVVESPDGSSIWWSRTVEELFGDRAVCDACGSRNVEKDGNILDVWFDSGVTHLAVLNERFGLSWPTEMYLEGSDQHRGWFQSSLLTAVAVKDQAPYRNVLTHGFILDGEGRKMSKSLGNVVLPQEVVDEYGADILRLWVASTDYRNDVRISQTIMKSLSETYRRIRNTARFLLGNLHGFDPRKDALPYEKLLSMDRWILDRLHRVIGRTREAFEEYEFHVPTNAIHSLCVNELSAFYLDVSKDRLYVEGADSLERRSARTAMWEVLSALTRMLAPILSFTAEEIWQEMRTLDASLPESVFLADFPAADPSRIDEGLNDLWQDALLLRGAVSRMLEGLRAVKTIGTSLEAAVQVKRNSAMERVAGAFSEQELADLVIVSRFEWTDALDLGTPIRDEVTGLEMAAGFTPGVKCPRCWKYTEDAAGDGLCPRCAAVLKVGN
- a CDS encoding membrane dipeptidase — translated: MSAIVVDAHYDLLMDVSRLRRRGETRVIECFYLDDLRAAGVNVLVCSLFVASEYIPEMALREALRQIGNLHAEMRESPGLFALCRSAGEARRAVDEGKLALFLSFEGVDPLGSDPQLLSVFYELGVRLVGLTWSRRNAAADGCHFRPLEEGTAGGLTPFGVALLREADRLGMIVDVSHLNDVGFRDVLRFFKGPVIASHSNCRALCGVVRNLTDEQIAVLASRGGAIGLNNTVHFVYPGEDDRPGCPETVAPRLPPIPEGRPRYAGLLDHARHIVEVAGEDHVGLGLDLCEFALPEEERVHSVFPSYRHVAPFIEAVRREFSPRAADKLLGGNWMRVLEGLR
- a CDS encoding peptidylprolyl isomerase, which produces MVLLLPGRARAEARPAAVFETNMGTFKVELFTDLAPKTAQNFIDLAKKGFYDGVIFHRVIDGFMIQGGDPKGTGTGGPGYTIPDEFGPGLKHDGPGVLSMANAGPNTGGSQFFITLVPTPWLDGKHAIFGRVVSGMDVVEAIGKVKTGPQDRPVEDVVMNSVRIEEGAEAK
- a CDS encoding TRAP transporter permease, which gives rise to MAKRIVNNAIDDIDVEEIKRRYDSESRFRSPSGWTGRMISVVAVMMSLFHLYTSAFGLLKEMWQRPIHLCFVLVLVFLLYPATSRSPKDRIPWYDCLWAAVGAFVTLYMVTQFYGPMLERAGMPNTLDLAVGLLGIVVVLEATRRVSNPVLPVIVIVFLAYCYFGRYAPSLFQHRGYNFYRIINHMYLGTEGVFGTPLAVSATFVFMFILFGSIVEQTGLGRYIIDLSMALAGWSAGGPAKVAVVSSGIMGTISGSSVANVCTTGMFTIPLMKSVGYQPHFAGAVEAVASTGGQIMPPVMGAAAFVMAQTVGISYVEVALAAVVPALLYYIAVIVQVHYEATRLGLKGLPRDRLPRLRTLLWERGHLLIPLVSIICLLVAGYTPLKSAFVGILLAVAVSYFRRDTWLTPSKLLAGLENGARSSLGVACACAAVGLITGTVTLTGLGLTLTNAIVTLAGGSLLLTLILTMVASIFLGMGLPTTANFIVTSTIAAPALIELGIPKLVANMFVLYFGIAADLTPPVALAAYAGAGIAHADAFRTGTTATKLALAGFLVPYIYVFNPMLVLVNFELLPFTLAVTTALIGVFLLGMSTIGFFRAPICLILRILALAGALGLMIPGWKSDLAGFLVLALLWVVQSRKGRSASRAFSV